Genomic DNA from Kluyveromyces lactis strain NRRL Y-1140 chromosome C complete sequence:
agATAAGTTAATCGAGAAGATTCCgttcttttggaatatcGCTTTAACTCAACAttcagatttttcaaattacGTTAGAGCATCAGATTTTAAGTACATTGAAGCTATAAAGAAAATAGTTGTCAAGCCATTGGCacttgaagatgaggaatGCACCGCGAGGGATTTTCAAATCACTATCGAATTCAATGAGATAAAGGGAGACTTGAAGGCTCAACATGTGAGTAAGGTgtttaaaattgaaaaagatgtATCTAAAATTCTGATTAAGAAAAACAGAACTGCAGAAGACGATGAATTGGACGCTGACCTAGGTTTTTTGACTAGTGAACCTGTTAACATCGATTGGCCTAAATCATATGATAATATAAATCCTGAACTGATATCAGATAAGTCGACTCCAGAGGGTAAAAAGAACTATAGAACCGGTATGAAGACCTTTTTCGCATGGTTTAAATGGACTGGATTAAAACCAGGGAAGGAATTTCCTAATGGTGATGCATTAGCCAATCTTTTTAACGAAGAACTATATCCATACTGTGTAAAGTATTACACCGAAGCTCAACGTGATGTCATGGATGAATCTGACGGTGATAGTGAAGATGATAGCGACGCTCCATTAGATCTTGATTTAGAAGAAGTTAACGATGAGGAAGGTTCCGATTCCAAACATTTAAATAAGAAGACGAAATTGCAATGAACTCGTTCAATGATAATTCCTTTCGTACACTTCATTATTAATGTACCATTCGTTTATTCATGGTTGTTGCCGTGCTAACTTCTGTAGtatttgttgttgtacCTAGAGTTTTTGTAATTTGATCTACTCCCATTGCCACTGTCGTACCTTTTTGAATTTGCGCCACGTAAGGGTTTGTGTACAGGATATTCATGTGAAGTGGGCTGgatattttgtttcaatgttttcaaatggGCTTGTTTAGCTGCTTTGAACTTCGCCATTGGATCGTCACTACTTAAGTCAACGTTTTTatggtttgtttttgaacatataacatcttcaattccTTGGTAATGTTTTCTGATGGTTtgtttttggttttcaGATTTCTCACTTTTATTGTTGTTCCCTGATAAGTCGAGTAATGTGTCTgttatttcctttttacCAAGGAGGTAGTCTACATTTTCTGTCAAAGCTGTGGATGTGTTGTCATACATCCACTCTAACCCTGTTTTCCTCTTAACATTTTTCTGGTCTTCATCCCTAATCAAGCTGCTGTATCGATCAAGCTCACgttctttttctatttctttctgtCTTTCCTTTATCTTTTTATTCTCTTCAACTAGTTGTTGTTGAGCCTCCCatactttttttctattcttCACCAATTTTGGATTCCATGACTTTAATAAATTTAAGTCACTCATGTTCGTTGCAGGTTTACTTCAGATGTTAAGATCGAGATGCTTGTTGGTATGTTTGTATTTCGGTTTCATTTGTTGATT
This window encodes:
- the VPS75 gene encoding Vps75p (similar to uniprot|P53853 Saccharomyces cerevisiae YNL246W VPS75); translation: MCIANSVCGNAFRGLAECEDEMALAENEAELYKIKLMAPVFDKRDKLIEKIPFFWNIALTQHSDFSNYVRASDFKYIEAIKKIVVKPLALEDEECTARDFQITIEFNEIKGDLKAQHVSKVFKIEKDVSKILIKKNRTAEDDELDADLGFLTSEPVNIDWPKSYDNINPELISDKSTPEGKKNYRTGMKTFFAWFKWTGLKPGKEFPNGDALANLFNEELYPYCVKYYTEAQRDVMDESDGDSEDDSDAPLDLDLEEVNDEEGSDSKHLNKKTKLQ
- the CWC25 gene encoding U2-type spliceosomal complex subunit CWC25 (weakly similar to uniprot|P53854 Saccharomyces cerevisiae YNL245C), with translation MSDLNLLKSWNPKLVKNRKKVWEAQQQLVEENKKIKERQKEIEKERELDRYSSLIRDEDQKNVKRKTGLEWMYDNTSTALTENVDYLLGKKEITDTLLDLSGNNNKSEKSENQKQTIRKHYQGIEDVICSKTNHKNVDLSSDDPMAKFKAAKQAHLKTLKQNIQPTSHEYPVHKPLRGANSKRYDSGNGSRSNYKNSRYNNKYYRS